A window of the Lagenorhynchus albirostris chromosome 1, mLagAlb1.1, whole genome shotgun sequence genome harbors these coding sequences:
- the STOML1 gene encoding stomatin-like protein 1 isoform X3 — protein MLGRCTSELAFLPLPWPHQFPGVLAAADHLPHFWLVCPEDEETEAQTCPKSYWQPVSGRNKSSQTPKFGGLNTGFKIVPTYERMVVFRLGRIRTPQGPGMVLLLPFIDSFQRVDLRTRAFSVPPCKLASKDGAVLSVGADVQFRIWDPVLSVMTVKDLNTATRMTAQNAMTKALLKRPLREIQMEKPKISDQLLLEINDVTRAWGLEVDRVELAVEAVLQLPQDSPAGPSLDSTLQQLALHFLGGGMSSVAGGAPLPEPADTLDMVNEVEPSAPHGGAGSSPKQPVAEGLLTALKPFLSEALVSQVGACYQFNVALPSGTQSIYFLDLTTGQGRVGHGVPAAIPDVVVEMAEEDLQALLCRELRPLGAYMSGRLKVKGDLAVAMKLEAVLRALK, from the exons ATGCTCGGCAG ATGCACCTCAGAGCTGGCCTTCCTGCCTCTGCCATGGCCTCATCAGTTTCCTGGGGTTCTTGCTGCTGCTGATCACCTTCCCCATTTCTGGTTGGTTTGCCCTGAAG atgaggaaactgaagctcagacttgtccaaagtcatactggcagccagtaagtggcagaaacaAGTCTTCCCAAACTCCCAAGTTTGGGGGTCTGAACACTGGCTTTAAG ATCGTGCCCACCTATGAGCGCATGGTCGTGTTTCGACTGGGCCGGATCCGCACCCCTCAAGGACCCGGTATGGTTCTGCTCCTGCCCTTCATTGACTCCTTTCAGAGGGTGGATCTGAGGACACGAGCCTTCAGTGTCCCTCCTTGCAAG TTGGCCTCTAAGGATGGGGCTGTGCTGTCTGTGGGGGCTGACGTCCAGTTCCGCATCTGGGACCCGGTACTGTCGGTGATGACAGTGAAGGACCTGAACACAGCCACACGCATGACGGCCCAGAACGCCATGACCAAGGCTCTGCTCAAGAGGCCTCTGCGGGAGATCCAGATGGAGAAGCCCAAGATCAGCGACCAGCTCCTG CTGGAGATCAACGACGTGaccagggcctgggggctggaggtggaCCGCGTGGAGCTGGCAGTGGAGGCCGTGCTCCAGCTGCCCCAGGACAGTCCAGCTGGGCCCAGCCTGGACAGCACCCTGCAGCAGCTGGCCCTCCACTTCCTGGGAGGAGGCATGTCTTCAGTGGCAGGAGGTGCCCCACTCCCCGAGCCAG CAGATACCTTGGATATGGTGAACGAGGTTGAGCCGTCTGCCCCTCATGGTGGTGCCGGGTCCAGCCCCAAGCAGCCTGTGGCCGAGGGGCTGCTGACGGCTCTGAAGCCCTTCCTGTCTGAGGCCCTGGTCAGCCAGGTCGGGGCCTGCTACCAGTTCAATGTCGCCCTGCCCAGTGGCACCCAGAGCATCTACTTCTTGGACCTCACTACAG GGCAAGGGAGGGTGGGGCATGGGGTGCCTGCTGCCATCCCTGATGTGGTGGTGGAGATGGCCGAGGAGGACCTGCAGGCTCTGTTGTGCAGGGAGCTGCGGCCCCTGGGGGCCTACATGAGCGGGCGGCTGAAGGTGAAGGGCGACCTGGCCGTGGCCATGAAGCTGGAGGCTGTCCTCAGGGCCTTGAAGTAG
- the STOML1 gene encoding stomatin-like protein 1 isoform X1: protein MLGRSGYRALPLGDFDRFQQSSFGFLGSQKGCLSPEPGGVGPGADAPQSWPSCLCHGLISFLGFLLLLITFPISGWFALKIVPTYERMVVFRLGRIRTPQGPGMVLLLPFIDSFQRVDLRTRAFSVPPCKLASKDGAVLSVGADVQFRIWDPVLSVMTVKDLNTATRMTAQNAMTKALLKRPLREIQMEKPKISDQLLLEINDVTRAWGLEVDRVELAVEAVLQLPQDSPAGPSLDSTLQQLALHFLGGGMSSVAGGAPLPEPADTLDMVNEVEPSAPHGGAGSSPKQPVAEGLLTALKPFLSEALVSQVGACYQFNVALPSGTQSIYFLDLTTGQGRVGHGVPAAIPDVVVEMAEEDLQALLCRELRPLGAYMSGRLKVKGDLAVAMKLEAVLRALK from the exons ATGCTCGGCAGGTCTGGGTACCGAGCGCTGCCCTTGGGGGACTTTGACCGTTTCCAGCAGTCGAGCTTCGGCTTCCTGGGCTCGCAGAAGGGTTGCTTGTCCCCGGAGCCGGGCGGCGTGGGGCCTGGGGCCG ATGCACCTCAGAGCTGGCCTTCCTGCCTCTGCCATGGCCTCATCAGTTTCCTGGGGTTCTTGCTGCTGCTGATCACCTTCCCCATTTCTGGTTGGTTTGCCCTGAAG ATCGTGCCCACCTATGAGCGCATGGTCGTGTTTCGACTGGGCCGGATCCGCACCCCTCAAGGACCCGGTATGGTTCTGCTCCTGCCCTTCATTGACTCCTTTCAGAGGGTGGATCTGAGGACACGAGCCTTCAGTGTCCCTCCTTGCAAG TTGGCCTCTAAGGATGGGGCTGTGCTGTCTGTGGGGGCTGACGTCCAGTTCCGCATCTGGGACCCGGTACTGTCGGTGATGACAGTGAAGGACCTGAACACAGCCACACGCATGACGGCCCAGAACGCCATGACCAAGGCTCTGCTCAAGAGGCCTCTGCGGGAGATCCAGATGGAGAAGCCCAAGATCAGCGACCAGCTCCTG CTGGAGATCAACGACGTGaccagggcctgggggctggaggtggaCCGCGTGGAGCTGGCAGTGGAGGCCGTGCTCCAGCTGCCCCAGGACAGTCCAGCTGGGCCCAGCCTGGACAGCACCCTGCAGCAGCTGGCCCTCCACTTCCTGGGAGGAGGCATGTCTTCAGTGGCAGGAGGTGCCCCACTCCCCGAGCCAG CAGATACCTTGGATATGGTGAACGAGGTTGAGCCGTCTGCCCCTCATGGTGGTGCCGGGTCCAGCCCCAAGCAGCCTGTGGCCGAGGGGCTGCTGACGGCTCTGAAGCCCTTCCTGTCTGAGGCCCTGGTCAGCCAGGTCGGGGCCTGCTACCAGTTCAATGTCGCCCTGCCCAGTGGCACCCAGAGCATCTACTTCTTGGACCTCACTACAG GGCAAGGGAGGGTGGGGCATGGGGTGCCTGCTGCCATCCCTGATGTGGTGGTGGAGATGGCCGAGGAGGACCTGCAGGCTCTGTTGTGCAGGGAGCTGCGGCCCCTGGGGGCCTACATGAGCGGGCGGCTGAAGGTGAAGGGCGACCTGGCCGTGGCCATGAAGCTGGAGGCTGTCCTCAGGGCCTTGAAGTAG
- the STOML1 gene encoding stomatin-like protein 1 isoform X2 — protein sequence MLGRSGYRALPLGDFDRFQQSSFGFLGSQKGCLSPEPGGVGPGADAPQSWPSCLCHGLISFLGFLLLLITFPISGWFALKIVPTYERMVVFRLGRIRTPQGPGMVLLLPFIDSFQRVDLRTRAFSVPPCKLASKDGAVLSVGADVQFRIWDPVLSVMTVKDLNTATRMTAQNAMTKALLKRPLREIQMEKPKISDQLLLEINDVTRAWGLEVDRVELAVEAVLQLPQDSPAGPSLDSTLQQLALHFLGGGMSSVAGGAPLPEPDTLDMVNEVEPSAPHGGAGSSPKQPVAEGLLTALKPFLSEALVSQVGACYQFNVALPSGTQSIYFLDLTTGQGRVGHGVPAAIPDVVVEMAEEDLQALLCRELRPLGAYMSGRLKVKGDLAVAMKLEAVLRALK from the exons ATGCTCGGCAGGTCTGGGTACCGAGCGCTGCCCTTGGGGGACTTTGACCGTTTCCAGCAGTCGAGCTTCGGCTTCCTGGGCTCGCAGAAGGGTTGCTTGTCCCCGGAGCCGGGCGGCGTGGGGCCTGGGGCCG ATGCACCTCAGAGCTGGCCTTCCTGCCTCTGCCATGGCCTCATCAGTTTCCTGGGGTTCTTGCTGCTGCTGATCACCTTCCCCATTTCTGGTTGGTTTGCCCTGAAG ATCGTGCCCACCTATGAGCGCATGGTCGTGTTTCGACTGGGCCGGATCCGCACCCCTCAAGGACCCGGTATGGTTCTGCTCCTGCCCTTCATTGACTCCTTTCAGAGGGTGGATCTGAGGACACGAGCCTTCAGTGTCCCTCCTTGCAAG TTGGCCTCTAAGGATGGGGCTGTGCTGTCTGTGGGGGCTGACGTCCAGTTCCGCATCTGGGACCCGGTACTGTCGGTGATGACAGTGAAGGACCTGAACACAGCCACACGCATGACGGCCCAGAACGCCATGACCAAGGCTCTGCTCAAGAGGCCTCTGCGGGAGATCCAGATGGAGAAGCCCAAGATCAGCGACCAGCTCCTG CTGGAGATCAACGACGTGaccagggcctgggggctggaggtggaCCGCGTGGAGCTGGCAGTGGAGGCCGTGCTCCAGCTGCCCCAGGACAGTCCAGCTGGGCCCAGCCTGGACAGCACCCTGCAGCAGCTGGCCCTCCACTTCCTGGGAGGAGGCATGTCTTCAGTGGCAGGAGGTGCCCCACTCCCCGAGCCAG ATACCTTGGATATGGTGAACGAGGTTGAGCCGTCTGCCCCTCATGGTGGTGCCGGGTCCAGCCCCAAGCAGCCTGTGGCCGAGGGGCTGCTGACGGCTCTGAAGCCCTTCCTGTCTGAGGCCCTGGTCAGCCAGGTCGGGGCCTGCTACCAGTTCAATGTCGCCCTGCCCAGTGGCACCCAGAGCATCTACTTCTTGGACCTCACTACAG GGCAAGGGAGGGTGGGGCATGGGGTGCCTGCTGCCATCCCTGATGTGGTGGTGGAGATGGCCGAGGAGGACCTGCAGGCTCTGTTGTGCAGGGAGCTGCGGCCCCTGGGGGCCTACATGAGCGGGCGGCTGAAGGTGAAGGGCGACCTGGCCGTGGCCATGAAGCTGGAGGCTGTCCTCAGGGCCTTGAAGTAG
- the STOML1 gene encoding stomatin-like protein 1 isoform X5, translated as MVVFRLGRIRTPQGPGMVLLLPFIDSFQRVDLRTRAFSVPPCKLASKDGAVLSVGADVQFRIWDPVLSVMTVKDLNTATRMTAQNAMTKALLKRPLREIQMEKPKISDQLLLEINDVTRAWGLEVDRVELAVEAVLQLPQDSPAGPSLDSTLQQLALHFLGGGMSSVAGGAPLPEPADTLDMVNEVEPSAPHGGAGSSPKQPVAEGLLTALKPFLSEALVSQVGACYQFNVALPSGTQSIYFLDLTTGQGRVGHGVPAAIPDVVVEMAEEDLQALLCRELRPLGAYMSGRLKVKGDLAVAMKLEAVLRALK; from the exons ATGGTCGTGTTTCGACTGGGCCGGATCCGCACCCCTCAAGGACCCGGTATGGTTCTGCTCCTGCCCTTCATTGACTCCTTTCAGAGGGTGGATCTGAGGACACGAGCCTTCAGTGTCCCTCCTTGCAAG TTGGCCTCTAAGGATGGGGCTGTGCTGTCTGTGGGGGCTGACGTCCAGTTCCGCATCTGGGACCCGGTACTGTCGGTGATGACAGTGAAGGACCTGAACACAGCCACACGCATGACGGCCCAGAACGCCATGACCAAGGCTCTGCTCAAGAGGCCTCTGCGGGAGATCCAGATGGAGAAGCCCAAGATCAGCGACCAGCTCCTG CTGGAGATCAACGACGTGaccagggcctgggggctggaggtggaCCGCGTGGAGCTGGCAGTGGAGGCCGTGCTCCAGCTGCCCCAGGACAGTCCAGCTGGGCCCAGCCTGGACAGCACCCTGCAGCAGCTGGCCCTCCACTTCCTGGGAGGAGGCATGTCTTCAGTGGCAGGAGGTGCCCCACTCCCCGAGCCAG CAGATACCTTGGATATGGTGAACGAGGTTGAGCCGTCTGCCCCTCATGGTGGTGCCGGGTCCAGCCCCAAGCAGCCTGTGGCCGAGGGGCTGCTGACGGCTCTGAAGCCCTTCCTGTCTGAGGCCCTGGTCAGCCAGGTCGGGGCCTGCTACCAGTTCAATGTCGCCCTGCCCAGTGGCACCCAGAGCATCTACTTCTTGGACCTCACTACAG GGCAAGGGAGGGTGGGGCATGGGGTGCCTGCTGCCATCCCTGATGTGGTGGTGGAGATGGCCGAGGAGGACCTGCAGGCTCTGTTGTGCAGGGAGCTGCGGCCCCTGGGGGCCTACATGAGCGGGCGGCTGAAGGTGAAGGGCGACCTGGCCGTGGCCATGAAGCTGGAGGCTGTCCTCAGGGCCTTGAAGTAG
- the STOML1 gene encoding stomatin-like protein 1 isoform X4, whose translation MLGRSGYRALPLGDFDRFQQSSFGFLGSQKGCLSPEPGGVGPGADAPQSWPSCLCHGLISFLGFLLLLITFPISGWFALKIVPTYERMVVFRLGRIRTPQGPGMVLLLPFIDSFQRVDLRTRAFSVPPCKLASKDGAVLSVGADVQFRIWDPVLSVMTVKDLNTATRMTAQNAMTKALLKRPLREIQMEKPKISDQLLLEINDVTRAWGLEVDRVELAVEAVLQLPQDSPAGPSLDSTLQQLALHFLGGGMSSVAGGAPLPEPGQGRVGHGVPAAIPDVVVEMAEEDLQALLCRELRPLGAYMSGRLKVKGDLAVAMKLEAVLRALK comes from the exons ATGCTCGGCAGGTCTGGGTACCGAGCGCTGCCCTTGGGGGACTTTGACCGTTTCCAGCAGTCGAGCTTCGGCTTCCTGGGCTCGCAGAAGGGTTGCTTGTCCCCGGAGCCGGGCGGCGTGGGGCCTGGGGCCG ATGCACCTCAGAGCTGGCCTTCCTGCCTCTGCCATGGCCTCATCAGTTTCCTGGGGTTCTTGCTGCTGCTGATCACCTTCCCCATTTCTGGTTGGTTTGCCCTGAAG ATCGTGCCCACCTATGAGCGCATGGTCGTGTTTCGACTGGGCCGGATCCGCACCCCTCAAGGACCCGGTATGGTTCTGCTCCTGCCCTTCATTGACTCCTTTCAGAGGGTGGATCTGAGGACACGAGCCTTCAGTGTCCCTCCTTGCAAG TTGGCCTCTAAGGATGGGGCTGTGCTGTCTGTGGGGGCTGACGTCCAGTTCCGCATCTGGGACCCGGTACTGTCGGTGATGACAGTGAAGGACCTGAACACAGCCACACGCATGACGGCCCAGAACGCCATGACCAAGGCTCTGCTCAAGAGGCCTCTGCGGGAGATCCAGATGGAGAAGCCCAAGATCAGCGACCAGCTCCTG CTGGAGATCAACGACGTGaccagggcctgggggctggaggtggaCCGCGTGGAGCTGGCAGTGGAGGCCGTGCTCCAGCTGCCCCAGGACAGTCCAGCTGGGCCCAGCCTGGACAGCACCCTGCAGCAGCTGGCCCTCCACTTCCTGGGAGGAGGCATGTCTTCAGTGGCAGGAGGTGCCCCACTCCCCGAGCCAG GGCAAGGGAGGGTGGGGCATGGGGTGCCTGCTGCCATCCCTGATGTGGTGGTGGAGATGGCCGAGGAGGACCTGCAGGCTCTGTTGTGCAGGGAGCTGCGGCCCCTGGGGGCCTACATGAGCGGGCGGCTGAAGGTGAAGGGCGACCTGGCCGTGGCCATGAAGCTGGAGGCTGTCCTCAGGGCCTTGAAGTAG